A stretch of Microbulbifer bruguierae DNA encodes these proteins:
- a CDS encoding SphA family protein, whose protein sequence is MTWTHHHRNARHSLALALSLCAALLLLPTPSRATEGGIGYYVPGTMATLIDRAPIQTGWVFKPQYMHYSGDFSATAETPIAGVVALGVDVEIDAVAPGLLYTFEKSVLGAKYTVGAFPSWVDVTVKGAIESDLGNFSRRDSASGLGDTTLIPALMAWQEGCWQYNFMFAIHAPTGDYEVGRLANEGLNYWAVDPVVGVAYTNQAAGFNASVFTGVMFNDENSDTDYRSGRTFHLDASVQQMIKAGSGFITLGVNAFWGQQFSPDRNPGRFVDEFKMRSGGIGPVIGYMLPMGTDNILLELSWLPQTDTRNTTEGEYLWLKFVYQWQ, encoded by the coding sequence ATGACATGGACTCACCACCACCGCAACGCGCGCCACTCACTCGCGCTCGCCCTGTCTTTGTGTGCGGCGCTGCTGTTGCTGCCCACCCCCTCCCGCGCCACCGAAGGCGGCATTGGATACTACGTCCCCGGTACCATGGCGACCCTGATCGACCGGGCGCCGATACAGACCGGCTGGGTTTTCAAACCCCAGTACATGCATTACAGCGGCGATTTCAGTGCCACAGCAGAAACGCCGATTGCCGGCGTGGTAGCCCTTGGGGTCGATGTGGAAATCGATGCGGTGGCACCAGGACTGCTCTACACCTTTGAGAAAAGCGTGCTCGGTGCCAAGTACACCGTCGGCGCCTTTCCCTCCTGGGTGGATGTCACCGTCAAGGGCGCCATCGAAAGTGACCTCGGCAATTTCAGCCGGCGAGATTCGGCCTCCGGTCTCGGCGACACCACCCTGATCCCGGCGCTGATGGCCTGGCAGGAAGGCTGCTGGCAATACAATTTTATGTTCGCCATTCACGCGCCCACCGGAGACTATGAGGTTGGCCGACTTGCCAACGAGGGACTCAACTACTGGGCGGTAGACCCTGTGGTGGGCGTTGCCTACACCAATCAGGCGGCGGGATTTAACGCCTCGGTATTTACCGGAGTGATGTTCAACGACGAAAACTCAGACACCGACTATCGCAGCGGTCGCACCTTTCACCTGGATGCCAGTGTGCAGCAGATGATCAAGGCCGGTTCAGGCTTTATCACCCTCGGGGTCAACGCATTCTGGGGTCAGCAATTCAGTCCGGACCGCAACCCGGGTCGCTTCGTCGATGAATTCAAGATGCGCTCCGGCGGTATCGGTCCGGTGATCGGCTATATGCTGCCCATGGGCACGGACAATATTCTGCTGGAACTCAGCTGGCTGCCGCAGACCGACACCAGAAACACCACCGAAGGCGAATATCTGTGGCTCAAATTTGTGTACCAGTGGCAATAG
- a CDS encoding purine nucleoside permease, translating to MMLKKNLYLHGASSLLLSVLALAGCAKNVEATKEGPEIQPQSTIATTTPEPIPVKVVVVNMFEIGEDEGDTAGEFQLWKERQQLSQRFAFPQSHHDLFLNPETGVLGMVTGMGTNKSASAVMALGLDPRFDLSKAYWLVAGISGFDPADASIGSAAWAEWLVDGDLMHEIDSRELPEDWSTGIFPLFSKGPYPEKRPPNQGEVFRINGELTEWAFQLTKDVDLGDDDSIAENRKAFTDFPNAQRKPFVLKGDNLAGMTFWHGDYLNRWANKWVEYWSEGQGSFVSSAMEDTGTAQSLFYLDRAGKADYDRLMVLRTASNFTVPHPGMTAAESLLSEGEDYAGLQLSLESAYRVGSRVVDTLVNDWDTYRDQMPYAVERGQDQ from the coding sequence ATGATGTTGAAAAAAAATCTCTATCTGCACGGAGCGTCTTCCCTGTTGCTCTCTGTGCTGGCGCTGGCCGGCTGTGCAAAGAATGTCGAGGCAACGAAAGAAGGCCCGGAAATCCAGCCGCAGTCCACGATCGCTACAACCACTCCCGAACCGATTCCGGTAAAGGTGGTGGTGGTGAACATGTTTGAAATTGGCGAGGACGAGGGCGATACCGCCGGTGAATTCCAGTTGTGGAAGGAGCGCCAGCAACTGAGCCAGCGGTTTGCATTTCCGCAATCCCACCACGACCTGTTCCTGAATCCGGAGACCGGTGTGCTGGGTATGGTGACCGGCATGGGCACCAACAAGTCCGCGTCTGCGGTAATGGCGCTGGGACTGGATCCCCGTTTTGACCTGAGCAAGGCTTATTGGCTGGTGGCAGGTATTTCCGGTTTCGATCCCGCCGACGCTTCCATCGGCTCTGCGGCCTGGGCGGAGTGGCTGGTGGACGGCGACCTGATGCATGAAATCGACAGTCGCGAGCTGCCGGAAGACTGGTCCACGGGTATTTTCCCGCTGTTCAGCAAGGGCCCCTATCCGGAAAAGCGTCCGCCGAACCAGGGCGAGGTGTTCCGCATCAATGGCGAGCTGACCGAGTGGGCCTTCCAGCTGACCAAAGATGTTGATCTGGGCGATGACGATAGCATCGCGGAAAATCGCAAGGCGTTTACGGATTTCCCCAATGCGCAGCGCAAGCCGTTTGTGTTGAAGGGGGACAACCTCGCCGGTATGACCTTCTGGCACGGGGACTACCTGAACCGCTGGGCCAACAAGTGGGTAGAATACTGGAGCGAGGGGCAGGGCAGTTTTGTGTCCTCGGCGATGGAAGACACCGGTACCGCGCAATCGCTGTTTTATCTCGATCGCGCCGGCAAGGCCGACTACGACCGCTTGATGGTGCTGCGCACTGCGAGCAATTTTACCGTGCCGCACCCGGGTATGACCGCGGCGGAAAGCCTGCTGAGCGAGGGTGAGGATTACGCGGGACTGCAACTGTCACTGGAGAGTGCCTACCGCGTCGGCAGCCGTGTGGTGGACACCCTGGTAAACGACTGGGACACCTATCGGGATCAGATGCCCTACGCAGTGGAGCGCGGGCAAGATCAGTAA
- a CDS encoding BMP family ABC transporter substrate-binding protein, producing the protein MHAKRTFPIARLALAGLALTTAFLSGCSKPEVDTAEVKTESPQESVASVTGQEPLKVGFVYVGPTGDAGWTYSHDKARQFMQAELGDKVKTTYVESVAEGADSERVINQLAKSGHQLIFTTSFGYMNPTLKVAKRYPDVKFEHSTGYKRADNVGTYFDRAYEGRYLTGMVAGLMTKNDTLGYVASFPIPEVVRGINAFTLGAQAVNPDVKVKVVWVSTWYDPGKEREAAETMILQGADVLTQHTDSPGVINAAEAQGVYAIGYHSDMSEYGKTAHLTATVHNWGPLYTRKAQAVLDGDWESEAFWGGFADETLSLAPFNDAVPEDVRSRVEAAKAALIAGELHPFHGPLNDRSGVEKLAAGSNLSDEDMLGMNWFVAGIEGELPQ; encoded by the coding sequence ATGCACGCCAAACGCACCTTTCCTATCGCCAGGCTCGCGCTCGCCGGTCTCGCGCTAACCACCGCTTTTCTCTCTGGATGTAGCAAGCCGGAAGTGGACACCGCGGAGGTCAAAACCGAAAGCCCACAGGAAAGCGTCGCCAGCGTTACCGGGCAAGAGCCGCTCAAGGTCGGCTTCGTCTACGTGGGTCCCACCGGAGATGCCGGCTGGACTTACTCCCACGACAAGGCCCGCCAGTTCATGCAGGCCGAGCTGGGGGACAAGGTGAAAACCACCTATGTGGAAAGCGTGGCGGAAGGCGCCGATTCCGAGCGGGTCATCAACCAGCTCGCCAAAAGTGGCCACCAGCTGATATTCACCACCTCTTTCGGTTATATGAACCCGACCCTGAAGGTGGCCAAGCGCTATCCGGACGTGAAATTCGAGCACAGCACCGGCTACAAACGCGCGGACAATGTCGGTACCTATTTCGACCGCGCCTACGAAGGTCGCTACCTCACCGGTATGGTCGCCGGCCTTATGACCAAGAACGATACCCTGGGCTATGTGGCCTCCTTCCCGATTCCGGAAGTGGTGCGCGGCATCAATGCCTTTACCCTCGGCGCCCAGGCGGTAAATCCCGATGTGAAAGTCAAAGTGGTGTGGGTGAGCACCTGGTACGACCCGGGCAAGGAGCGGGAGGCCGCGGAAACCATGATCCTGCAGGGCGCTGACGTTCTCACCCAGCACACCGATTCCCCCGGAGTGATCAACGCCGCGGAGGCGCAGGGGGTCTACGCCATCGGCTATCACTCGGATATGTCCGAATACGGCAAGACCGCGCACCTGACCGCCACGGTGCACAACTGGGGCCCGCTGTATACGCGCAAGGCTCAGGCGGTGCTGGACGGCGACTGGGAATCGGAGGCCTTCTGGGGTGGTTTCGCGGATGAAACCCTGTCGCTGGCCCCGTTTAACGACGCGGTACCGGAGGATGTACGCAGCCGCGTAGAAGCCGCCAAAGCGGCACTGATTGCCGGAGAACTACACCCCTTCCACGGTCCGCTGAATGACCGCAGCGGAGTGGAAAAACTCGCAGCAGGCAGCAACTTGAGCGACGAAGACATGCTCGGCATGAACTGGTTTGTGGCCGGTATCGAGGGCGAGTTACCGCAATAA